Proteins encoded together in one uncultured Desulfosarcina sp. window:
- the oah gene encoding 6-oxocyclohex-1-ene-1-carbonyl-CoA hydratase: MSDLSWLPRESGIKNHHLWGEEHFSDQAPGVIFEKRPILDPSGAPVDGLFSAWIILNNPMQYNSYTTEMVKGVIAGFHRASADSSVVAAVFTAMGDKAFCTGGNTKEYAEYYAGRPNEYGLYMDLFNAMVDGILGCKKPTICRVNGMRVAGGQEIGMACDIAVSSDLAIFGQAGPRHGSAPDGGSSDFLPWMLPMEQAMWNCISCEMWSAYKMKRLGLISKCVPVIRDGDAWVRNPAIETDQYLRDGEIVYGEYKSGDAAKQARAYVKTATTDFELLDSEVNRILWTYTNLFPACLIKSVEGVRLKKKYFWDQAKVINRHWLAANMNHEAYLGFNAFNTKKLTGRDTIDFIEYRRRMAAGDAFDAEFMAAVLARPNT; the protein is encoded by the coding sequence ATGAGCGACCTGAGTTGGCTTCCGCGAGAATCCGGCATCAAAAACCATCATTTGTGGGGAGAAGAACATTTTTCGGACCAGGCCCCCGGCGTCATTTTTGAGAAACGCCCCATCCTGGACCCTTCCGGAGCCCCTGTCGATGGCCTTTTCTCAGCCTGGATCATCCTGAACAACCCCATGCAGTACAACTCCTACACCACCGAAATGGTCAAAGGCGTAATCGCCGGCTTTCACCGCGCTTCGGCGGACAGCTCCGTGGTCGCGGCGGTGTTCACGGCCATGGGGGACAAAGCTTTCTGCACGGGCGGCAACACCAAGGAGTACGCCGAGTATTACGCCGGCCGTCCCAACGAATACGGCCTTTACATGGATCTGTTCAATGCCATGGTCGACGGAATCCTGGGCTGCAAGAAACCCACCATCTGCCGGGTCAACGGCATGCGGGTGGCCGGCGGCCAGGAGATCGGCATGGCCTGCGACATCGCCGTTTCCAGCGACCTGGCCATTTTCGGCCAGGCCGGCCCCCGGCACGGCAGTGCGCCCGACGGCGGCAGCAGCGATTTCCTGCCCTGGATGCTGCCCATGGAACAGGCCATGTGGAACTGCATCTCCTGCGAAATGTGGAGCGCCTACAAGATGAAACGCCTGGGGCTGATCTCCAAATGCGTGCCCGTCATTCGGGATGGAGACGCCTGGGTGCGCAATCCGGCCATCGAAACGGACCAGTACCTTCGCGACGGGGAAATCGTCTACGGCGAATACAAGAGCGGCGATGCCGCCAAACAGGCCCGGGCCTATGTCAAGACGGCCACCACCGATTTCGAACTTCTGGACAGCGAGGTCAATCGCATCCTGTGGACCTATACCAACCTTTTCCCCGCCTGTCTGATCAAGAGCGTGGAAGGCGTCCGCCTGAAAAAGAAATATTTCTGGGACCAGGCCAAGGTGATCAACCGGCACTGGCTGGCCGCCAATATGAACCACGAGGCGTACCTGGGTTTCAACGCCTTCAACACCAAGAAACTCACCGGCCGCGACACCATCGATTTCATCGAGTACCGCCGGCGCATGGCCGCCGGGGACGCCTTTGACGCGGAATTCATGGCGGCCGTATTGGCAAGACCCAACACATAA